One Cucumis melo cultivar AY chromosome 8, USDA_Cmelo_AY_1.0, whole genome shotgun sequence genomic window, ACAATTACATATCTTTAAATGGATTGGATTTGTCCTCAAAATTGTGCATTGGTGATAACACCTATCTTGCTATGTCAAAACATTTCTTTTGGCCTCAATTGCACAAAGGTGTTACCAATTTCACTAAAACATGTTTTGTGCCAATCTTCAAAATATCATTCTCAAAATACATCTCTCTTTACACACCTCCCATCCCTACCAATATTTGGGAGGATTTGTCAATAAAATTTGTCCTACCAGTTGTTCATGACACATTATATTGCTTGTAAAAACACATCTAACGCTATTAACATTGGTCATTTATGTTTCACAGGTTGGATTCCACACCATTCTTAAAAGTAATGTGTCTCAAATACATCATATGTGAAAAATATGAGCATTATTATTGGATGACGTTATTAGTTGCAAGCACGATCTCAATAGACTATTAAAACTAGAGTAACGAACCTTTCAATTAAGTGAACTTCATATTTCTGAGTAACTGTGTTGACCTTGGTCGAGGACAATCAGAAATTAAGTTGAGGGTGATCTTTTAGCTAATCAAAGATGATATATCTTATTCCACTTAAGCAGGCTCATTCTATTCTTTTGATTAAAGTAGAAAAACTACGGAACGAATTTGGCTCACTCTATTCACGAAATCAAAATACCCTGCCATTTCGATTGTAAGTATATCGAAggagaagaataagaagaaacaAAAGGATGGTGAGTGTCCAAGGCCAGAAGAAAACGTAAAAGATTTCATGATTTTAGTAAAGACATAAGGTTCTAAGCCTCCTCTCTCATCcatcaataaaaagaaaaatgttaaattgACTTTTAAATCAACCTTTCGGAAAAAGAAATGCTAACTAAAGCTAAAAGAAACTCCATACTAAATATGTGAACTTGTCCTTTGTTTTGCTTCTTTGCTTTTGTTGCGAGCTCAAGCTGTCGTCCGAACCTGCTTAGGCTAAGAGGTCTCCTTCTTGCAAAACATTTATCTTATTGAAACTGTGTTCAAAACAAGCTAAGTTATAATAAACAATCTAACTGATGATGAAGGACTTTCCAGACGAGTCTTGAACTTATGGTCTCATTCCTCGTTAAGCCCTTTTTGTATGTTGATAGGAGTGGGAGAATCAAACATTTGATTTCGAGGTTGATAATACAAGCACCAAGTTGATTGTATCACACCCGTTTTGGCTCCTCAAAGCTCTTGATACTACAAATGTTAACGTGgacatttcttctttttttggttgATCCACATGGCATAATACGCCTTACTTGAAGCGTGTCACTAATTTTCTTAAGATCCCTAAATCACATATGCACAAAGATAAACAAAGAATACACATACCAAAACACGTTGTGTAATCCCTAAATCTTACTGGCATATCATCATTATCATCTCATATAAGGCTTAATGTGATAGTTTTTGAACTCGGAGCCATATGTTTTAGACTCTTCTTCCAGTTTCTTCTTCAATCTTCTCCAAGTTCTCAACATATCAGATTGTATCAACCCTCTGTAAAGCATCTCAAAAGTAACCTTCTGAGGAAGAAACCCCCTTTCAATCATCTCAACAAAAAATTGACAAGCCTCACTCCATCTCTGCTTCTCACACAACCCGTGTATCATCGTTGTATATGAATCCAAATCTGGCCCTACACCGCTTGCTTTCATATCATTCCACAACTCTTTCAGAGTCTGCTTCTTGTCCAGATTCAGAAACAAGGCTAGTAATATGTTATATGTATGCAAACTAGGAGCACATAAACGATCCTCTCTCATTCTCTTGTACAGCCTCAAAGCACCAGCCCCATCCTTTCTACCTCTATACTCTTTGAAGAAACAGTTATAAGTTGTAGGAGATGGAGAAATTCCACTTCTCACCATTTCTCCAACCAAGTTTTCAGCATCCTCAAGCCTCCCACAAGAGCAGAGGCATTTGATCACCGATGTATAAGTTGCCACCGTGGGAGAGATTCCAAGCTCTTTCATCTGCTTCAACTTATCAAGCGACAACTCCGGCTTGTGGGCACGGCTATAAACATGAAGCACAATAGAGAAACTCGTCACATCAGGCTCAATCCCTCTCTTCCgcatttcatcaaacacctTCTCTGCATTCCTAATCGTCTTCTCAAACCTCCCCTCTGGATGCAAACTCGCTCTCCTGCAAACCCCATTCAACAAAACATTATAAGTAACCACATTGGGCTCAATCCCACGCTCAACCATATCCTTCAAAAACCTCTCCGCCATCTCAAATCGCCCAATCTTACACCACCCATAAATCAAAATCGTGTAAATCTTCACATCAACACCAAACTCCTCCTTCCTCTTGTTAAAAACCTCCACCGCAACTTTCACATAGCCATATTTACAAAGGACATCCAACAAATAGCAAAAATCATCAATTCCTACCTTATTTCCAGTAAGCCCCTCAATGTCATCAAACGCTCGAATAGCCTGGCGAGTGCGACCTGAAGAAATCAAGCGGCGAATCAGCAAGAGGAAAGTATCGGTACCCTTGTGGTCCATTTGAAGAATCAAATGCCAGGCGGCGTCGAACTGGCGGACTTTGGCGAGAATATCAAGGAGGATATTGTAGGAGGTAGTGGAGATGGGGTTGGAGGGGAGGGTGTTGGCGTAGTCGAAGAAGGAGAGGGCGATTTTGGAGTGGTGGGTGAGGCGGAGAAGGGTTTGATCGAGGAGGTGAGAGGAAAAAGATATTGAATGAAGTTGAAGAGAGGATTCCATGGAATGGAAGGGATTGTGATGGTGAAGAAGGATTTGTGAAACCAAATCGGCATCTTCAGAGGGTTGGATTTggggaagaagagaagagagaaagCGGATGAAGGAAACGGTTGAAGGGAGAGGAGAAATGAGTGTAGAACAATGGAGTTTTGCAAAAGCCATTGAATGGAATTGAGAGAGATTTTGAAACAAATTAATTATGTATATGAATCTCTCATACCATATCATATCTCTCATGTGTTGCTTTGTTATTAAATTACACATCATTTAAAAGTTCCCCTCAACtgttaattttccttttttttcttcttctttggtttttatgtatttatttcattttttattattattaatctttttgaaaagttatttcaagtttagaattggtttagtagtttgttaaatttgtttatattattattggttGTTAAGTAGGTTTGTCGAGAGAGTTAGAATAACTTCTTTTAATAAAAGTCAAagcttaaatttttaaaaataacttcTAACTTACAAAAAGAATACTAAAtcaatgaaaataaatattaatcctcaTGTAGGTTTTACTTCAATTTAGGTTCTTATGTTTGTAagatattattttcaatttattgTATTTTCAATCTATGAAAATGCTTTCAAAATGTGAAAAATGAATCAATGCTTCTTAAAGTTGGTCTTCTGCCAAATCAAAACAAACATTGATGAGGCAATAGTAATTTCTTCCATCAATTTGGTCATTTTCATGTCTATCATTTATatgcaattaaaaaaaaaacttttaatcaatgtGTGTGCCATTGAAGTATTACTTAATTTTCTTTGGGAATTTTTTAAATCTTACTTAATTTTCTTCCCCGATTGTTTCTTTTAAACAAGTTAAAAGATGGGAGGCTTtccaaaaatagcaaaaaaaatttatgataataggatccatatcactacattttctaaattgcaaaagtagcaaatttaaaagcggataGTGCTTTGATAGTCTTCTAATAACCATTTGATAGTCTTctgatatatttaattatttgtcatatttgcaatatgcaaaaaagatgtGCTATGGACTGTTTTTTCTaaattcttttttatcatgtgatGCAATGTTCCTAAAAGATCTTGTAGTGTTTGTTATggacataattttttttgttagaacAATGAATTTTATATTAGTGTCAATAAAAACAATGTAAAATTAAAGCAACCtcaatcgtttaattttgtttctttaatgACATGTTTCACCCTACTTCATTTATAATAAAAAGATTATTGTTAATGGCAAAATTGGTGaagatatttacaaaatatagcaaaattttaaattatatcaatgatagacaatgatagttattgatagacttctattggTATCTATGCCTTTTCTCGAGTGATGTGAGCAGAACAGGTCTACACCCTGATGTTGACTAGCCATTCCATTGATCTAATGCCCCTATCCACCTTTCTAAACAAGTGATTTTTAGTCAAACCTGCAGGTCCGATTATCGAATTCATAGTAGCTGGCATAGGTCGATCGACATGGCATCAGTTGTGAAGATCAGCCTGAGCCCGCTGAAGGGAATTCAGTAGCGTCAGTGGGTGTTAGTGGCGTTGCAGAAGTTGCTTTGCAGCTATATCTCTTGCCCAAGGGTAAATACCCTTTTTCAACGTTCAAACGAATAACCCTCAAATTGCATGAAAAAGTATGATTATGACTGAAAGGGgatttcattttactatatttgaaagtGTCCCTTTGTAATAatatcttttttctaaaaaaaaaagagaatataAGGGGGTGTTTAGgggagggaaaggaaaggaaaggtcCTTTCCTTCCAcggattttttttttgggagGGGGAGGGAAGGAATAAGGTTATCCCCCTTTTTCCTTCATattccttcttttctttccctTAATCCATCTGAATTTCTCttattccttctctttcttcccCTTAACCCATCTCATTTCTTATTACTtattctctttccttttccccttttcaCCCTCATTTCTTTGAAAGTCGTCTGTCTTCCTAATTCATTCTCCATTTTCGTTGCTATCTACAACCTTCCTCTaaaccttccatttttttctccttaATCGAGCCCCATTTGGCTACTGATCTATAACCTTCCTCGGCCCCTCATTAAAAGCCCTCGATCTCGATCTCCTTCCCCTTTACCCCCTTCAGTCGCTTTAGGTTTTTCTCCACCGTTAAACGATACATATTCCACCGATTTATCTTCCTACATTTTTTTAGTACCGATTCGGTActacccttcttcttcttcttcagtcTATAACTTCCACCGTGGTTATGAGTTTCGTTGGCTGGCCCCATTTCAAAACAATTTGGGGCCTCTGAAGCCTTCCTGTGAGTTGGTTTTTGGTTAACCGAGCGTTTTAGTTCCTTGCATGGCTTGCCTTCTAGACTTGCCGCTTGGATCTCTTATTCATGCTTGGTCATTTCCTTGCCACTTAGATTATCCCATTTTCGCTCTGATTTTTCTCTTAAGATGAGTGACAAATACTACCTCAATTGTGGCCTTGGTGGTTCCGTGCAAGGTAGAGATTGAGGTAACTACACTGATTTCACATTCCTTGTTTATTCTATTTTGTGATGTGTTCTTATGTTGATCGATTTATGTgttgttccattttttttatttagaaatGGATCGAATATGTGTATGCATCTGTTGAAGGAGGTTCCCTTATTCGACTGCTCATTGTCCTTGGTGCTATGTTATATATAAATAGGCCATGTTGATTCTTTTGTgttgaatttaatttttgttttgtgtTTCTAGACATTTTATATATACTTGCCATGTTCATTTTTGTCTTGTTGAAGACCAAACTGATGGGTAGTATGGTTAGAGGGTCATAGATGCCTACTCATCTGTTGTTGTTTCTCTCTGATCTCTGTTATCTCTCTTTGACCATATTTTGATTCTTATGTGTTGTCTACTCCATTTTTGACATTGATAGTAGTTGTACTTATTTGGTATGGATCTTTAATGGAAGATTAACTGTTGACTTTTATTCCTTTATATATACATTGTTTGTATTTGGCATCCATGGTATCATGTTTTCCCATTTCATATTCATATCCATGCCTTTCATGTCACCACATTTGATCGCCGTATTACATTCCACTTCTTAACTTCTCCATTTATTGCATTCGTGTAAGGCCTTTCATATCCCCACATTTGATGACATTGCATATGTGACGATTCTTTCATGTACGTATGAAGTTGATTTCAATCTATTGAGCAAACTTCCTTCCTCTAAggcacaacaaaaaaaaaaaacttttgaaaagtATTTCAGTTTATATTTTTGGTTTTCATGTAACTGTTAACATTTTGTTCTTTGTCATGCGTATGCGTTGTTAGGTTCGTAGTCAAAGATATGCATGCACGtccttttccatttttttctttccacatATCAGTGGTGAACGCGGTTAACGACCCTAACATATGTTTGTTGTTTCTCTTTTGCAGTGCGTCCGAGTATGTAGCGAGATCTATCTTGAGGTACTAGGGTTTCTATGTATTCACGCATAAGGTCTTTAAACATGCATTTCCTTGTGTTTTTCTGTTTTACTACATTTGTAATGAACAAACATTTTACGCTAACGCTTTTGTATTTGGGACTTTTACATTAACTTTTGTAAAATTTACACTTTAGGAGATGGTAATTGTTTTAAGCATATTGTAGGACTAATGCatgcttctttctttctctttccatGTCATGTAATGCGTTTCCCCATCATGTTTTTCCCTGTTAGCGTCGTACAATTTAATATTCGATAATTAATTGTCCACATTCCCAAAATTAATGATTGATTATTTCAACCGATGACCACATATCtacttttcaaaattgttttaataaaaaaaaaaagaaatcacatAATCTTTGCATAATTAAATGAGAGTTATTTCCTATGTTTTCCATGTATctaattttcaaacttttttttgatacaaaaaaagaaaataaataaataacttctgcataatgaaattttggttatttcattttcaaaaaaatttttcataagaaaagaatgaaaataaataacCTTTCCATAATTAAATTTGGGTCATTTCAATTGTCGGCCACGTATCTAAATTCcaaatttgttttgaaaaaaattaaataaacaaccTTTGCAACATTGTCAATATGTGATAATTTTGAAATGATTTTTTCATTACTTAAAATTGTGTTAGattgaaaaaactttttaaagGGTTTTTTAATGAAACAACCGAATTTGAAAAACATAGTAATCACACATCTCGGATGCTAGAGAAGGAGATAAACATTTACATTGCACAATTCAACCAAAGAAACAATACACCTTCCTTAGACATAGGTGACAAAATTAAACATGGTAAACGCAAGTTTAAGTCCATACAACTACACTATCTAGGCTCTCAAACACATTTTGGTTGATAAATTTCTTATAATCTCCTTGACCGTTAGTAGGTTCCCCTCTCATGGTAGATAAAAAATGGATCCAAACAAAATTGTCGTTGTTTTGATTGCCTTTATAATCACCCAACGACAGTTGCTATTGATATTAGAGGCACTAATGAATGACCACAAGAGGATATCTCAAATACCATGCGACATTAGGAATACGATTAGGCACCTAGCGTACTTTTGCATGATACACATGTTTGACCTTGTGTGTCAGTAAAGTATACAGATGGACAGACGATATTTCACAATTATGTGCCATTTACTCCGAACAATGGTTGATTTAGAATCCACGGAAGTTTTCAACGTTGAGGAGATGGTTGCTATTTTCCTTCATGTGCTGGCCCACAATGTGAAGAACCGTGAGATTTAAAAGGAGTTCGTATGATCCGGTGAGACAGTCTTGCGACATTTCAACATTGTCTTGATGGTCGGTGCTTCATTTGCATGACGAGTTATTAGTAAAACCACAACCTGTGACGAGCACATGCACAGATGCGAGGTGGCGGTATTTCGAGATTAAGGTTCAAATACCTTATGTTGTTTTTATAAACAACGAACTTTTCCTAGTTCTTATTCGTCGTTCGTCATTTGCTGCAGAGTTGCCTGGGGGTCATAAACGACACGTAGATCAAAGTTAATGTGTTCGCAACTGATCGACCAAAGTATTATACCCGAAAGAACGAAGTGGCGACGAACGTCCTCAACGTATATGATACGAAGGGGGACTTTGTTTTCGTCTTAGCCGGCTAGGAAGGATCTGCAGTGGACTCTCGTATCTTGCGAGATGCAATTTCACGACCTAACGGTCTAAAGGTTCCAAAGGGTAAGATCATATGTTTCCACTAACCTACgttaatttttttacaaatttttttctttcatagaCGACTTAACACTATCCAAACTCATATCTCCAAGGTTCACTACCTGTGCGACGCAGGATACCAAAATGCGGAGGGTTTTCTGGCACCGTATAGAGGCCAAAGATATCATCTacaagagtggcgtggtgtcAGAAACGCTCCAATAACACTGAAGGAATTCTTCAACATAAAGCATTCTTCTGCACAGAATGTCATTGAAAGAACGTTCGAATTGTTGAAGGGCCGATGGGAAATACTACAAGGAAAGTTGCACTACCCAATTCAAGTCCAATGTCGAACTATTATGGCTTGTTGTCTTCTCTATAATTTAATATATCGGAAGATGTCGAACGCCAACATATTGGAGGACGAAGATAAGGGTGACTTGACATACGCAAATACTGACGGTGACAAAATAAACTATATTGAAGCCTCAAACGAATGGACTCAATGGAGGGATACCCTTGCAGAGTTGATGTTAAACGAATGACAGTTGCGTAATGACTAGTACCATTTTTTTTGTAGTAGAACCTCATTTTTAAGACGGTTGTACCAGCGTATTCCCATTCATTTACCTTGTCGCCTTCTTGTGTGTAATGGGGATTTCTTTCATAAATTTCACATTGATGTTTAACTAATATACTACTTCGTTGATTTATAAGTTTATCTGCATTTATTACTTACAATACTTTTGTTCATTCAATTGGTTTGTCAAAATGGCCAGTTTGTCTAGGAACCCTAAGCATCCATGGACGAAGGCGAAGGAGACATGCCTTGTTGACCACCACTGTCATTGAAAGCCAAAtaaaattaatgaaaagaaCATTTAGACCATTGCTGAAATGAGGGGACCAGTGGGCAGTGGCTTCGGATGGAATGATGACGTGAAGTGCGTCATCACGGAGAGGGACATGTTCGAGAATTGGGTCTAGGTAAGATGAAAACTTAATTGTTTGATTAATGCGATGTAATGAAATACTAAtcacaatgtttttttttttgtccaaaCACATCCTGCAGCAAAAGGATTCCTCAACAAGCCTTTCCCACATTACGATGAGTTGTCGTACGTCTTCGAAAAAGACCGTGCGATAAGAGCACGTGCAGAGATGTTTTCTGACATCGGGTCGAACGTGCCAGGACCTAGCGATGGTGTGCAAGCAAAAAATATCCTTGATATGGAGTTTCTAGCTACGTGTAGGCCTAGGATGAACATGTCGCTCGACATGGACCGTATGACCGGACAATCTGGTAGGTCTGACGATTGTAGGTCGGGTTCTAACAATCAAAAAAGGAAGTGCGACATGTAGATGTTTGAGACTTATAACCTCATTCGAGACGACATGGACTGTATGAATGACCAACTTAGGGCCATTGCGGAATGACCAGATAGAGCTAGCTAGAAAAAAGATGTTTTGCGATGGAAGGTCACTACGCATATGCAGTCCATTCCGAGCCTTAGTATGAAGGACCTCACTAAATGCGTGATGATAGTAACAAAGAAGGTGTTGCTCATTGAAAACCTTTGTCGACATGCCTGATCCGATAAAGGCCACATACTGTAGGGTCATTCTCCGTGATAACTCATGACTTTGTATTCGCTTTCCTTCGCATgacttgtattttttgtttccaTGTCCTTAgattgatgtttttttttcctacttTCCATTATATGTTTGTACGATGTAACCGACGTTCACTATTTATATTGGATTGTTTTTCGATATTGCATGGGGTAATCAATTAATTTATGTGGCATGAAAATGTTGCGTACTCGACGTTCAAAATTGTCATTGTTTTCTAAATAGGTAATGGAACATGATTTATGTTAAAAATGTGACATTTcgataaataaaatacaaataaaaaatgataatttttAACAAAAACAATTCCGTTGTACAAattaaaaaaacgaaaaaaactcTATTCTTaccaaactaaaaaaaaagaaaaaaaaaacactaaggTCTTATTCCTTCCCCAAACAATGATTATAATAATCCCTTATAATCCTCCTACTtattctttcccccaaacaaaGATTATAAATAATCCCTCATAATCCTCTCACTtatttcttcccccaaacaaggatTATTTTAATCCTTTCCTTTTCATAATCCCTCATTTTCCTTATTCCTTTCCCACCTTATTCatttccttcccccaaacactcCCTAAATGACTATTATGTTTTTTGTGGACCCTGACATAGGTCTAAAGATATCGTAACCATAAATGAGAAACTGTAATGTGTGGCAAACccatttaagaaaataaaacaatgtagcttgaaattttaaatttctgcATATACAGCaaacatttcatttttttttcatcttaactTTTCCCATATTCCATTTTATCTTCAAAATTTCTTCCTCCTCACACGTCTCTCTCACTTTCACTTTCACATTCCTAAATGGAAACAAATAGAGAGACTAGCGATCGAACATGGCTGACCATAAGTAAAGCGACGGTCAACAATAAGTAAAATAGTGGTAAAATTACACAAGGGAAAAATATACCAATTGACGACATAAAAGAAATGTGGGTTGGGGGTTATTgcttttgcttttgtttttcttcctttttcttttttcatttttaaactaaaattaataaatttatggATGGGTTGCAACGTGCCTAAGAAAGATGTTAAATTACTCTTGGTTGGTTTTAAATTACTTAAAGAGCGTTAGTGGTTAATTTGTAATCATTTTTGTATTTGGTTTACAACTAAAGCAATGTTTTTTATgttattgaaattgagataGTTTTTTGGTATATGTTTAAGTTTCCCTTCCCCAGGTGATCAGGTATTAAGGCCAAGTAAGGAAAGGTAAGATATTGCTAAGCGGTTAAGGAGAGGGATAAGAAAGGGATTCTTATACTCCTAAACACCTTGACGCGAAGAGTAGCATCTCAGTGGATGAAGGAAGGTGGGTAGGTTTTATTTTTTGCTCCTtgcaaaaaaagaaatgtaattgTAAAGTATTGGATTAAGTAATAAAAGTAGAgttgtgttttctttttcttccgcTGTGATTTGTTTGTGTTGTGCTTATCAGCTAATAAGTTTAAGTGTTGAAGTGGTGATTAAGCTAAGTTGGTTGTTTAAGTGTTTTCTGCTGTGTTGAATTGTAAAGGTCTTTTGAGTTTGAAGTTTGAACTTTACATTGGAGATTGGTTTGAGAAGTTCCGCTTACTAGGCACTTAACTTGTTATCTCGCGGTTAGGTATGCGTTAGGTGTCTAGGCGACATGCCTCCTTTTGGTCGCATGAAGTGGCTAGCGAGGTGAGGCGTGAAATTTGACCTATCTGGTGTTACAGACACTTGTGAAAAATAGCTTACTGTTATTTGTCTATGTCCTTGgatacaaaaatatatttatattgagaagagttcagttgtgagtctttagcgGGGTGTATACGTTGTTAACGTATATTGTTTAAcatggttaatgagtttagtcaattaatcttatatcggtgtaacttctgatctgtaggtcaattaggtccccttgttagcttgTAAGGGTTAATGAGGTTAATATATATTGGATATAATTTGAAATGATTAAATTTACTTTGGTAATTAAtttaatgtatggtgatacattatccTATACAGTTTGTATGTTAAACTTTGttatacaaatttaattttggtatATATCTTTGTATTTCTCCTATATAATGAATTGTGTATAGAGATAGACAAATATCTGTCTATTTCTTTGTATCACTATTGAATGCTTAATTTACTTTCTTAATAATCCTATTTCATTTTATAGAATACAATGTCTATTCCTATAGTTATTTTTTATGGAGGTTAATAGAATAGATACAATGTCTATGAGAATTACTCAGTTGCTGGAATTTTGATAGATGTTTGAATGGATTTTGATTGTTTAGTTGGTTTAATATATGAAGAAATTCAATTAGATGTGTTGGTAGAATTATCTGTTTCATTGGTTTTAGTAAAAGCAATGTTCAACCTATGGTgccaataaaagaaaagaagatttttTTCTTGGTATCTGActtttgctaaagatgcaactagtagacatccattagttgctcATGTAAGtgtcaatttttttgaagaGACTTCTTCTACTGTTAGTAGTGCATGAGACAATTATTATATGGCTTTAAAGGtaggttcttcttcttcttcttctgtttcaaatgatgaagttataagagagATTTCTTATCATAGTGATTTAAAGGAGAAAAAAACATTATCTGAAAGTAAAAAACATTATCTcaaagtaaagaagtgcttccaaagttttttttttacataacaaCGGTGAATAACAACTTTTAGTTTAGAACTacaatatcaaatttgaggtctcttgaatttagatgtttGCAAGAAGGGTGCAAATGGTATGTTAGGGCATCTCGCTATAAGAAAAGTGAGTTGtggacactacaagaaaatatgtatttttcgACGCACAACACGAACGGCGGGATAAGTGACGTCGGGATAGAAAAAGCTTCTTCCAACGTCGTAGAAACTCCGTAGGGAAAGGTTGACAATCTCGACTCAACATAAGATGACAACAAggcaatttaataaaaaaattacaaacttCTCCTGACGTTGTCATGCATGATGTcgggagaagtttataatttttaatatatttaacttaTCTTGATGCCGTTATGTATGGTGTCaagagaagttta contains:
- the LOC103486071 gene encoding pentatricopeptide repeat-containing protein At2g13420, mitochondrial-like → MAFAKLHCSTLISPLPSTVSFIRFLSSLLPQIQPSEDADLVSQILLHHHNPFHSMESSLQLHSISFSSHLLDQTLLRLTHHSKIALSFFDYANTLPSNPISTTSYNILLDILAKVRQFDAAWHLILQMDHKGTDTFLLLIRRLISSGRTRQAIRAFDDIEGLTGNKVGIDDFCYLLDVLCKYGYVKVAVEVFNKRKEEFGVDVKIYTILIYGWCKIGRFEMAERFLKDMVERGIEPNVVTYNVLLNGVCRRASLHPEGRFEKTIRNAEKVFDEMRKRGIEPDVTSFSIVLHVYSRAHKPELSLDKLKQMKELGISPTVATYTSVIKCLCSCGRLEDAENLVGEMVRSGISPSPTTYNCFFKEYRGRKDGAGALRLYKRMREDRLCAPSLHTYNILLALFLNLDKKQTLKELWNDMKASGVGPDLDSYTTMIHGLCEKQRWSEACQFFVEMIERGFLPQKVTFEMLYRGLIQSDMLRTWRRLKKKLEEESKTYGSEFKNYHIKPYMR